Proteins found in one Oryza glaberrima chromosome 4, OglaRS2, whole genome shotgun sequence genomic segment:
- the LOC127771418 gene encoding potassium transporter 1: MSSSLEVEGEGSPAAVEQTATASRLKRHDSLFGDAEKVTGGKHHGSAVSWAITLHLAFQSVGVIYGDIGTSPLYVYSSTFPDGVGSSGDLVGALSLILYTLIIIPMLKYVFIVLYANDNGDGGTFALYSLISRYAKIRMIPNQQAEDAMVSNYSIEAPNSQLRRAQWVKHKLESSRAAKMALFFLTILGTSMVMGDGTLTPAISVLSAVGGIREKAPNLTQTQVVMISVAILFMLFSVQRFGTDKVGYSFAPIISVWFLLIAGIGLYNLVVHDITILKAFNPWYIVQYFRRNGKKGWVSLGGIVLCVTGTEGMFADLGHFNIRAVQISFNCILFPSVALCYIGQAAYLTKFPENVSDTFYKSIPGPLFWPTFIVAILAAIIASQAMLSGAFAILSKALSLGCMPRVRVIHTSKKYEGQVYIPEVNFMMGLASIIVTIAFRTTTNIGNAYGICVVMTFMVTTHLMTVVMLLIWKKHLVFILLFYCVFGFTEALYLSSILSKFVQGGYLPFCFAMVLMTMMATWHYVHVKRYWYELDHIVPTGEMTSLLEKNGVRRVPGVGLLYTELVQGIPPLFPRLVRKIPSVHAVFVFMSIKHLPIPHVAPPERFLFRQVGPREHRMFRCVARYGYSDALEQPKEFAAFLVDGLKMFIQEESAFALADAAPPALPENNAADDEPARPRRSTSSAVHSEEAIQATSSGRTTSVQLQAGGEPAVMDVEEEKRLIDREVGRGVVYLMGEANVSAGPKSSILKRIAVNYIYTFLRKNLTEGHRALAIPKDQLLKVGITYEI, from the exons ATGTCGTCGTCGCTGGAGGTGGAGGGCGagggctcgccggccgccgtcgagcagacggcgacggcgagcaggcTGAAGCGGCACGACTCGCTGTTCGGCGACGCCGAGAAGGTGACCGGCGGGAAGCACCACGGGTCAGCGGTGAGCTGGGCGATCACGCTGCACCTGGCGTTCCAGAGCGTGGGCGTCATCTACGGCGACATCGGCACGTCGCCGCTGTACGTCTACTCCAGCACGTTCCCCGACGGCGTCGGCAGCAGCGGTGACCTCGTCGGCGCCCTCTCCCTCATCCTCTACACCCTTATCATCATCCCCATGCTCAAGTACGTCTTCATCGTCCTCTACGCTAACGACAATGGCGACG GTGGCACGTTCGCGCTCTACTCGCTCATCTCCCGGTACGCCAAGATCAGGATGATCCCGAACCAGCAGGCGGAGGACGCCATGGTGTCCAACTACAGCATCGAGGCGCCCAACTCGCAGCTGAGGAGGGCGCAGTGGGTGAAGCACAAGCTCGAGAGCAGCAGGGCCGCCAAGATGGCGCTCTTCTTCCTCACCATCCTCGGCACCTCCATGGTCATGGGCGATGGCACCTTGACCCCTGCAATctccg TGCTCTCTGCGGTGGGTGGGATCAGGGAGAAAGCTCCAAACTTGACTCAGA CGCAAGTCGTGATGATCTCGGTGGCCATCCTGTTCATGCTCTTCTCCGTCCAGAGGTTCGGCACCGACAAGGTCGGCTACAGCTTCGCCCCGATCATCTCGGTGTGGTTCCTCCTCATCGCCGGCATCGGGCTGTACAACCTCGTCGTCCACGATATCACCATCCTCAAAGCCTTCAATCCATGGTACATCGTGCAGTACTTCAGGAGGAACGGCAAGAAGGGCTGGGTCTCACTCGGTGGCATCGTCCTCTGTGTCACAg GCACAGAGGGGATGTTTGCTGACCTGGGCCATTTCAACATCAGGGCCGTGcag ATCAGCTTCAACTGCATCCTGTTCCCATCGGTGGCGCTCTGCTACATCGGGCAAGCCGCGTACCTGACGAAATTCCCTGAGAATGTCAGTGACACCTTCTACAAATCCATCCCAG GGCCGCTGTTCTGGCCGACGTTCATCGTCGCGATCCTCGCCGCCATCATCGCCAGCCAAGCCATGCTCTCCGGCGCGTTCGCCATCCTCTCCAAGGCGCTGTCTCTCGGGTGCATGCCCAGGGTTCGGGTGATCCACACCTCCAAGAAGTACGAGGGCCAGGTGTACATCCCCGAGGTGAACTTCATGATGGGTCTCGCCAGCATCATCGTCACCATCGCCTTCAGGACCACCACCAACATCGGCAACGCCTACG GGATCTGCGTGGTGATGACGTTCATGGTGACGACGCACCTGATGACGGTGGTGATGCTGCTGATATGGAAGAAGCACCTGGTGTTCATCCTGCTGTTCTACTGCGTGTTCGGGTTCACGGAGGCGTTGTACCTGTCGTCGATCCTGTCCAAGTTCGTCCAGGGCGGGTACCTCCCGTTCTGCTTCGCCATGGTgctgatgacgatgatggcgaCGTGGCACTACGTCCACGTGAAGCGCTACTGGTACGAGCTGGACCACATCGTCCCGACGGGGGAGATGACGTCGCTGCTGGAGAAGAACGGCGTGCGGCGGGTCCCCGGCGTGGGGCTCCTCTACACGGAGCTCGTCCAGGGCATCCCGCCGCTGTTCCCGCGCCTCGTCCGCAAGATCCCCTCCGTGCACGCCGTCTTCGTCTTCATGTCCATCAAGCACCTCCCCATCCCGCACGTCGCGCCGCCGGAGCGCTTCCTGTTCCGGCAGGTCGGCCCCCGCGAGCACCGCATGTTCCGCTGCGTCGCGCGGTACGGCTACAGCGACGCCCTCGAGCAGCCCAAGGAGTtcgccgccttcctcgtcgACGGCCTCAAGATGTTCATCCAGGAGGAGTCCGCGTTCGCCCTCGCCGACGCAGCTCCACCGGCATTGCCAGAGAACaatgccgccgacgacgagccggcgaggccgaggcggtCGACGAGCTCGGCCGTGCACAGCGAGGAAGCGATCCAGGCGACGTCGTCGGGGAGGACGACCAGCGTCCAGCTCCAGGcgggcggcgagccggcggtgatggacgtggaggaggagaagcggctGATCGACAGGGAGGTGGGCCGCGGCGTGGTGTACCTGATGGGCGAGGCCAACGTGTCGGCGGGGCCCAAGTCGTCCATCCTCAAGAGGATCGCGGTGAACTACATCTACACCTTCCTGAGGAAGAACCTCACAGAAGGGCACAGGGCACTGGCGATTCCCAAAGATCAGCTGCTCAAGGTTGGGATCACATATGAAATCTAG
- the LOC127769852 gene encoding DNA cross-link repair protein SNM1 isoform X2 yields the protein MCPTVLFCILPPPPISNPPMGTDIAGDGEPSSPPPMPVPDGLDDNGFPLPSSPTAAAAATSFADDFYRSGTDWSSLLAAPSPSPSSEESGKNKPGGSLVQRSLFQAWGIDKRPRREEEDAGVAGGAGAGVGASSAPSGSWPGRKRRRGGVVEAAADRKPLACPFYKKIPGTPFTVDAFRYGAVEGCNAYFLSHFHHDHYGGLTKKWCHGPIYCTALTARLVKMCLSVNPEYICPLELDKEYVIEGVSVTLLEANHCPGAALIHFRLGDGKTYLHTGDFRASKSMQLHPLLQRGQINLLYLDTTYCNPKYKFPPKEDVIDFAVRTAKRYLQKEPKTLIVVGAYSIGKENVYLAISKALQVPIYTDASRRRILHSFGWSDLSKTICSDSQSSSLHVLPLSSLRHEKYLETLKQRFLAVLAFRPTGWTFSEATGNQLDLIKPSSRGKITIYGVPYSEHSSFSELREFVMFLRPQKVIPTVNVGNAASRDKMQAHFREWLKGL from the exons ATGTGTCCTACGGTTCTCTTCTgcatcctcccgccgccgcccatttCGAACCCTCCGATGGGCACCgacatcgccggcgacggcgaacccAGCTCGCCCCCGCCCATGCCCGTCCCGGACGGGCTGGACGACAACggcttcccccttccctcctctcccactgccgccgccgccgccaccagcttcGCCGACGACTTCTACCGTAGCGGCACCGACTGGTCCTCCCTGCTCGccgccccctcgccgtcgccgtcgtccgagGAGTCCGGGAAGAACAAGCCCGGCGGCTCCCTCGTCCAGAGGAGCCTCTTCCAGGCGTGGGGAATCGACAAGCGgccgcggcgggaggaggaggacgcggggGTCGCGGGCGGGGCTGGTGCTGGGGTTGGGGCTTCGTCCGCACCTTCTGGCTCATGGCCcgggaggaagcggcggcgaggaggcgtgGTGGAGGCCGCGGCGGACAGGAAGCCTCTTGCCTGCCCCTTCTACAAGAAGATTCCCG GAACTCCATTCACGGTGGACGCATTTCGGTATGGAGCGGTTGAGGGTTGCAATGCCTATTTCCTCAGCCATTTTCACCATGATCATTATGGTGGATTAACCAAGAAATGGTGCCATGGTCCTATCTACTGTACTGCCCTAACTGCTCGCTTGGTTAAGATGTGCTTGTCAGTAAATCCCGA GTATATTTGTCCGTTGGAGCTTGATAAGGAGTATGTTATAGAGGGAGTTTCAGTGACCTTGTTAGAGGCCAACCATTGTCCTGGTGCAGCACTAATTCACTTCCGTCTTGGTGATGGGAAGACATATCTCCATACTGGGGATTTTAGAGCATCAAAATCAATGCAGTTGCATCCACTTCTCCAAAGAGGCCAGATAAATTTGCTTTACCTTGACACAACTTATTGTAATCCAAAATACAA GTTCCCTCCCAAGGAAGATGTTATTGATTTTGCTGTGAGGACAGCTAAAAGATATCTACAGAAGGAACCAAAAACACTCATTGTTGTTGGAGCATATAGCATTGGGAAAGAAAATGTATATCTAGCGATTTCGAAAGCTTTACAG GTTCCTATCTACACTGATGCATCAAGAAGGCGCATTCTTCACTCATTTGGCTGGTCGGATTTATCCAAAACGATATGTTCAGACAGTCAAAGTTCATCACTTCATGTTCTGCCCCTTTCTTCTTTACGACATGAG AAGTATTTGGAGACTCTTAAACAAAGATTTCTAGCTGTGCTGGCTTTTCGACCAACAG GTTGGACTTTCTCTGAGGCAACCGGAAATCAGCTTGACCTAATTAAACCTAGCTCCAGGGGCAAAATTACTATCTATG GTGTTCCTTATAGCGAGCACTCAAGTTTCAGTGAGCTTAGAGAATTTGTGATG TTTCTGAGACCCCAAAAGGTAATTCCCACTGTTAATGTTGGGAACGCGGCAAGTCGAGACAAAATGCAAGCGCATTTCCGGGAATGGCTGAAGGGCTTGTGA
- the LOC127769852 gene encoding DNA cross-link repair protein SNM1 isoform X1: MCPTVLFCILPPPPISNPPMGTDIAGDGEPSSPPPMPVPDGLDDNGFPLPSSPTAAAAATSFADDFYRSGTDWSSLLAAPSPSPSSEESGKNKPGGSLVQRSLFQAWGIDKRPRREEEDAGVAGGAGAGVGASSAPSGSWPGRKRRRGGVVEAAADRKPLACPFYKKIPGTPFTVDAFRYGAVEGCNAYFLSHFHHDHYGGLTKKWCHGPIYCTALTARLVKMCLSVNPEYICPLELDKEYVIEGVSVTLLEANHCPGAALIHFRLGDGKTYLHTGDFRASKSMQLHPLLQRGQINLLYLDTTYCNPKYKFPPKEDVIDFAVRTAKRYLQKEPKTLIVVGAYSIGKENVYLAISKALQVPIYTDASRRRILHSFGWSDLSKTICSDSQSSSLHVLPLSSLRHENLQKYLETLKQRFLAVLAFRPTGWTFSEATGNQLDLIKPSSRGKITIYGVPYSEHSSFSELREFVMFLRPQKVIPTVNVGNAASRDKMQAHFREWLKGL, encoded by the exons ATGTGTCCTACGGTTCTCTTCTgcatcctcccgccgccgcccatttCGAACCCTCCGATGGGCACCgacatcgccggcgacggcgaacccAGCTCGCCCCCGCCCATGCCCGTCCCGGACGGGCTGGACGACAACggcttcccccttccctcctctcccactgccgccgccgccgccaccagcttcGCCGACGACTTCTACCGTAGCGGCACCGACTGGTCCTCCCTGCTCGccgccccctcgccgtcgccgtcgtccgagGAGTCCGGGAAGAACAAGCCCGGCGGCTCCCTCGTCCAGAGGAGCCTCTTCCAGGCGTGGGGAATCGACAAGCGgccgcggcgggaggaggaggacgcggggGTCGCGGGCGGGGCTGGTGCTGGGGTTGGGGCTTCGTCCGCACCTTCTGGCTCATGGCCcgggaggaagcggcggcgaggaggcgtgGTGGAGGCCGCGGCGGACAGGAAGCCTCTTGCCTGCCCCTTCTACAAGAAGATTCCCG GAACTCCATTCACGGTGGACGCATTTCGGTATGGAGCGGTTGAGGGTTGCAATGCCTATTTCCTCAGCCATTTTCACCATGATCATTATGGTGGATTAACCAAGAAATGGTGCCATGGTCCTATCTACTGTACTGCCCTAACTGCTCGCTTGGTTAAGATGTGCTTGTCAGTAAATCCCGA GTATATTTGTCCGTTGGAGCTTGATAAGGAGTATGTTATAGAGGGAGTTTCAGTGACCTTGTTAGAGGCCAACCATTGTCCTGGTGCAGCACTAATTCACTTCCGTCTTGGTGATGGGAAGACATATCTCCATACTGGGGATTTTAGAGCATCAAAATCAATGCAGTTGCATCCACTTCTCCAAAGAGGCCAGATAAATTTGCTTTACCTTGACACAACTTATTGTAATCCAAAATACAA GTTCCCTCCCAAGGAAGATGTTATTGATTTTGCTGTGAGGACAGCTAAAAGATATCTACAGAAGGAACCAAAAACACTCATTGTTGTTGGAGCATATAGCATTGGGAAAGAAAATGTATATCTAGCGATTTCGAAAGCTTTACAG GTTCCTATCTACACTGATGCATCAAGAAGGCGCATTCTTCACTCATTTGGCTGGTCGGATTTATCCAAAACGATATGTTCAGACAGTCAAAGTTCATCACTTCATGTTCTGCCCCTTTCTTCTTTACGACATGAG AACTTGCAGAAGTATTTGGAGACTCTTAAACAAAGATTTCTAGCTGTGCTGGCTTTTCGACCAACAG GTTGGACTTTCTCTGAGGCAACCGGAAATCAGCTTGACCTAATTAAACCTAGCTCCAGGGGCAAAATTACTATCTATG GTGTTCCTTATAGCGAGCACTCAAGTTTCAGTGAGCTTAGAGAATTTGTGATG TTTCTGAGACCCCAAAAGGTAATTCCCACTGTTAATGTTGGGAACGCGGCAAGTCGAGACAAAATGCAAGCGCATTTCCGGGAATGGCTGAAGGGCTTGTGA